The following proteins are co-located in the Scomber scombrus chromosome 2, fScoSco1.1, whole genome shotgun sequence genome:
- the LOC133998744 gene encoding neuronal membrane glycoprotein M6-a-like has translation MEENMDESQSQKGCKECCERCVGSLPWASLIATILLYMGVALFCGCGHEALSGTVTILQNYFEVIRAPGDTLDVFIIIDILKYIIYGLAGGFFVFGVLLLVEGFFTTGAIRDLYGEFKISACGRCLTAFLMFLAYLFFLVWLGVTAFTSLPVFMYFNVWTMCQNTSLVEGANLCLDLRQFGAVTIADERKVCTGSEKFVKMCESNELDLTFHLFVCALAGAGAAVIAMVHFLMALAANWGYLKDASRIQKYEDIKSKEEQELHDIHSTRSKERLNAYT, from the exons GTTGTAAGGAGTGCTGCGAGCGATGCGTGGGCAGCCTGCCCTGGGCCTCGCTCATCGCCACCATCCTCCTGTACATGGGCGTGGCTCTGTTCTGCGGGTGTGGCCACGAGGCTCTGAGCGGCACCGTCACCATCCTCCAGAATTACTTTGAAGTCATCAGAGCCCCCGGAGACACGCTGGATGTTTTCATCAT TATTGACATCCTGAAGTACATCATCTATGGCCTTGCAGGTGGATTCTTTGTATTTGGAGTGCTGTTGCTGGTGGAGGGCTTTTTCACCACCGGAGCTATCAGGGATCTCTATGGAGAGTTCAAAATCTCTGCCTGCGGACGCTGCCTGACTGCATTC CTGATGTTCCTGGCCTACCTGTTCTTCCTGGTGTGGCTCGGAGTGACAGCATTCACCAGCCTGCCCGTCTTCATGTACTTCAACGTCTGGACGATGTGTCAGAACACCAGCTTGGTCGAGGGAGCCAACCTCTGCCTGGACCTGCGCCAGTTCG GAGCGGTGACCATCGCTGACGAGAGGAAGGTGTGCACAGGATCTGAGAAGTTCGTCAAGATGTGTGAATCCAATGAG CTGGACTTGACCTTCCATCTGTTTGTGTGCGCGCTGgcaggagctggagctgctgtCATTGCCATG gTCCACTTCCTGATGGCTCTAGCTGCTAACTGGGGCTACCTGAAGGACGCCAGCCGGATCCAGAAGTACGAAGACATCAAGTcgaaggaggagcaggagctgcaTGACATCCACTCCACACGCTCCAAAGAACGCCTCAATGcctacacataa